The following coding sequences lie in one Opisthocomus hoazin isolate bOpiHoa1 chromosome 7, bOpiHoa1.hap1, whole genome shotgun sequence genomic window:
- the LYVE1 gene encoding lymphatic vessel endothelial hyaluronic acid receptor 1 codes for MATYFGVTSAVFFVWVMTFMAQNYFITGSILSSCRITGVGIYLEEKVNLSEASNACNQLNLQLASKDQVAKALKHGFETCSYGWVKDGLLVVPRITSNKKCGKGNVGLVQWHAEPFKTFNVYCFNSSDVQINSCKPDPTTTILPSSSAPTDLTAYPGSDLTENITAVPNVTESEQSLKNIKFRVICITETILPTEGTTTKMPEEYSPVDSPNYNSHAAFKNNAIVFGGIPTALLVLAVTFFIISVVLTVCYIKKYKKTFPFSNKNQQKEMVETTALEEVKSNDKTHEKETKNNGKKVEESKTKPEATVKCLEAEV; via the exons ATGGCAACTTATTTTGGAGTTACCTCAGCAGTGTTTTTCGTCTGGGTTATGACATTCATGGCTCAAAATTACTTTATAACAG GTTCCATTCTTTCATCTTGCAGGATCACAGGTGTAGGAATTTATCTTGAGGAGAAAGTGAATTTGTCAGAAGCAAGTAATGCATGTAATCAACTGAATCTACAATTGGCAAGTAAAGACCAAGTTGCAAAGGCTTTGAAACATGGCTTTGAAACATGCAG CTATGGATGGGTGAAAGATGGATTGCTTGTTGTTCCTCGGATAACATCCAACAAGAAATGTGGTAAGGGCAATGTTGGACTAGTGCAATGGCATGCTGAACCCTTTAAAACATTTAACGTTTACTGCTTCAATTCCTCAG atgttcagattAATTCATGTAAACCAGATCCAACTACAACCATATTACCTTCATCAAGTGCACCAACGGACTTAACTGCATATCCTGGCTCTGATTTGACTGAGAACATCACAGCAGTGCCCAACGTGACTGAGTCAGAACAATCcctgaaaaatataaaatttcgTGTAATATGTATAACTGAAACTATATTACCAACAGAGGGGACTACTACAAAAATGCCAGAGGAATATTCACCAGTTGACTCTCCTAACTACAATTCCCATGCTGCCTTTAAGAATAATGCCATTGTCTTTGGAG GTATCCCCACTGCACTTCTTGTACTGGCAGTCACCTTCTTCATTATTTCAGTTGTTCTAACAGTCTGCTATATCAAAaa GTACAAGAAAACCTTCCCATTTTCAAACAAGAATCAGCAAAAAGAAATGGTTGAAACTACTGCTCTCGAAGAGGTTAAGTCAAATGACAAAACACatgagaaggaaacaaagaatAATGGAAAAAAGGTAGAAGAGTCTAAAACCAAGCCTGAGGCCACAGTAAAATGTCTAGAAGCAGAAGTGTAA